One Branchiostoma floridae strain S238N-H82 chromosome 15, Bfl_VNyyK, whole genome shotgun sequence DNA window includes the following coding sequences:
- the LOC118431426 gene encoding macrophage mannose receptor 1-like, which translates to MPRDKGINKLLTALSKPMDTSGAFWIGLHDQRKEGQFEWIDGDSIGEYNLWNPGEPNNANSGEHCVQTVYPDPFGWNDASCQQSLPFICQIVTGAFNEKGYEKLHGMYYKAFDEPKSFIGAAAICRLDGATLAMPRDKETNDILNTFFQSVSESGAFWIGLHDQQEEGQFEWLDGYSLAEYNAWHPGEPNNSLGEEDCAQAMLLYTVGTFGWNDISCHQALPFICQIHPGCPDGFTKFSGACFKAYHPIVSYHQARQFCAMKGGLLAMPKDKTTDDFLLQLKNKADRWHYFWFGLSDENSEGQWVWEDGEILYQDTPWSDWREGEPNNRYGDEDCAHYSPQAWPGWNDILCSRKVAKFICQTKEY; encoded by the exons ATGCCCCGGGACAAGGGGATCAACAAGCTCCTTACAGCCTTGTCCAAGCCCATGGACACATCTGGGGccttctggatcggcctgcacgatcagcgcaaAGAGGGACAGTTTGAGTGGATAGACGGCGACTCAATCGGGGAGTACAACTTGTGGAATCCGGGAGAGCCAAATAATGCTAACAGTGGGGAACACTGCGTCCAGACCGTGTATCCTGATCCATTCGGATGGAATGACGCCAGTTGCCAACAATCTCTGCCCTTCATCTGTCAAATTGTTACAG GCGCTTTTAATGAGAAAGGCTACGAAAAGTTGCACGGTATGTACTACAAGGCGTTTGACGAACCGAAAAGCTTCATTGGAGCGGCTGCAATCTGTCGTCTAGACGGTGctaccctcgccatgccccgagacaaAGAGACCAACGACATCCTCAACACCTTTTTCCAGTCCGTGAGCGAATCCGGGGccttctggatcggcctgcatGATCAGCAGGAAGAGGGGCAGTTCGAGTGGCTAGACGGCTACTCACTCGCAGAGTACAACGCGTGGCATCCGGGAGAGCCAAATAACTCTCTCGGTGAGGAGGACTGTGCCCAGGCCATGTTACTGTATACAGTCGGTACATTCGGATGGAATGACATTAGTTGCCACCAAGCCCTGCCCTTCATCTGCCAAATTCATCCAG GCTGTCCAGATGGCTTTACTAAGTTCAGTGGAGCCTGCTTCAAAGCGTACCACCCGATAGTTTCCTACCACCAGGCGAGACAGTTTTGTGCCATGAAGGGCGGACTTTTAGCCATGCCAAAAGACAAGACCACAGACGACTTTCTGTTGCAGTTGAAGAACAAGGCGGATCGCTGGCACTATTTCTGGTTTGGTTTGAGCGACGAGAACAGTGAGGGACAATGGGTCTGGGAAGATGGGGAAATTCTCTACCAGGATACCCCTTGGAGTGACTGGAGGGAGGGAGAACCGAATAATCGTTATGGGGATGAAGACTGTGCACATTACAGTCCTCAAGCGTGGCCGGGATGGAATGACATTCTGTGCTCAAGGAAGGTGGCCAAGTTTATCTGCCAGACAAAAG